Proteins encoded together in one Marinobacter sp. Arc7-DN-1 window:
- the trpB gene encoding tryptophan synthase subunit beta translates to MTEEMLSALPDARGHFGAFGGRFVSETLMDSLMTLEKEYNRLRKDPEFQARFDKELADYVGRPTPLYFAERLTRETGGAQIWLKREDLCHTGAHKVNNTIGQALLASFLGKKRIIAETGAGQHGVATATVCARLGLECHVFMGAEDVQRQSLNVFRMKLLGAQVHAVQSGSKTLKDAMNDAMRDWVAHVDNTFYIIGTVAGPHPYPMLVRDFQSVIGRETRRQCLEKTGKLPDALVACVGGGSNAIGMFYPFLADESVELYGVEAGGLGIETGKHAAPLCAGRPGVLHGNRTYLMEDENGQIADTHSVSAGLDYPGVGPEHSWLKDIGRAHYVSVTDDEAMEGFRKLTRVEGIMPALETAHAVAYAIKLAATMDKDQTVVINVSGRGDKDINTVAKLEGIEI, encoded by the coding sequence CTGACTGAAGAAATGCTGAGCGCACTGCCGGACGCGCGGGGTCACTTCGGGGCCTTCGGTGGGCGGTTTGTTTCCGAGACTCTGATGGATTCCCTGATGACACTCGAGAAAGAATATAACCGCCTCAGGAAAGACCCGGAATTTCAGGCGCGGTTCGACAAGGAACTGGCGGATTACGTGGGCCGGCCCACGCCTCTTTACTTTGCCGAGCGCCTGACCCGGGAGACCGGCGGTGCGCAGATCTGGCTCAAGCGTGAAGATCTTTGCCACACCGGCGCCCACAAGGTGAACAACACGATTGGCCAGGCACTGCTCGCCAGTTTCCTGGGGAAGAAACGGATTATTGCAGAGACCGGTGCCGGCCAGCACGGTGTTGCGACGGCAACGGTCTGCGCCCGTCTGGGGCTTGAGTGTCATGTGTTCATGGGTGCCGAGGACGTTCAGCGCCAGTCTCTGAACGTCTTCCGTATGAAGCTGCTGGGCGCTCAGGTCCATGCCGTGCAGAGTGGCTCTAAAACGCTGAAGGATGCCATGAACGATGCCATGCGGGACTGGGTGGCGCACGTTGATAACACCTTTTACATCATTGGCACTGTGGCGGGGCCACACCCGTATCCGATGCTGGTTCGGGATTTCCAGTCGGTAATCGGTCGTGAAACCCGTCGTCAGTGCCTTGAGAAGACCGGTAAATTGCCAGATGCACTGGTGGCCTGTGTCGGCGGCGGTTCAAATGCGATAGGTATGTTCTATCCGTTCCTCGCGGACGAATCCGTGGAGCTGTATGGGGTTGAAGCCGGTGGCCTGGGCATTGAAACCGGAAAACACGCGGCACCTCTCTGCGCCGGTCGGCCGGGCGTGCTGCACGGTAACCGGACCTACCTGATGGAAGATGAGAATGGCCAGATTGCCGACACTCATTCTGTCAGTGCCGGCCTGGACTACCCGGGTGTCGGGCCGGAGCACAGCTGGCTGAAGGACATTGGCCGGGCCCACTATGTATCGGTCACCGACGATGAAGCTATGGAAGGTTTCCGCAAATTGACCCGCGTTGAAGGCATCATGCCCGCCCTGGAAACCGCGCACGCGGTGGCTTACGCCATCAAACTGGCGGCAACCATGGACAAAGACCAGACCGTGGTCATCAATGTCTCCGGCCGCGGCGACAAGGACATAAACACCGTTGCCAAGCTTGAAGGCATCGAGATCTGA
- a CDS encoding phosphoribosylanthranilate isomerase gives MSARVKICGLTRPEDVDAAVECGADALGFVFYGPSPRSVNADQAAALVRRIPAFVSVVGLFVNPSRQELETVLDKVPLDLLQFHGDETAAFCSGFGRRWIKAVRVRESGQIERAFEEFRDSAGLLVDAWDPEKYGGTGKGFNWELIPEDRPLPLILAGGLSSANVFAAVNQVKPWAVDVSGGVEQGKGIKDIQKISHFIKEVHRVCKTD, from the coding sequence ATGAGCGCACGCGTAAAAATATGCGGCCTGACTCGCCCTGAGGACGTTGATGCGGCGGTTGAATGCGGCGCGGACGCTCTGGGGTTCGTCTTCTATGGGCCAAGCCCGCGGTCAGTCAATGCGGATCAGGCCGCGGCTCTGGTTCGCCGCATCCCTGCGTTTGTGTCCGTTGTCGGCCTGTTTGTGAATCCCTCTCGGCAGGAACTCGAGACAGTGCTCGACAAGGTCCCGCTGGATCTTCTGCAGTTTCATGGCGACGAAACTGCCGCTTTCTGCTCAGGCTTCGGGCGCCGCTGGATCAAGGCCGTCCGGGTTCGGGAATCCGGTCAGATCGAGCGTGCGTTTGAAGAGTTCCGGGACTCTGCCGGTTTGCTGGTAGATGCCTGGGATCCGGAAAAATACGGCGGTACCGGGAAGGGCTTCAACTGGGAGCTGATACCGGAGGACCGGCCACTGCCGCTCATATTGGCCGGCGGGTTGTCATCTGCTAACGTATTTGCCGCGGTAAACCAGGTGAAACCGTGGGCGGTGGATGTCAGCGGCGGTGTTGAACAAGGCAAAGGCATCAAGGATATCCAGAAAATTTCTCATTTTATCAAAGAGGTTCACCGTGTCTGTAAAACTGACTGA
- the truA gene encoding tRNA pseudouridine(38-40) synthase TruA, with protein MFLETQQLTTDNAIGAGRVALAFEYDGRSFHGWQLQKSGVRSVEAELTKAVAKVADHPVDLVCAGRTDAGVHASYQVAHFDTPSVRNLRSWVMGINTALPDDISVHWAGNGEGDFHARFSATYRRYRYIICNHPVRPGIQRGQVSWTFRPLDAERMHEAAQALTGEHDFSSFRAAGCQSRTPIRFLERISVTRKRNFVVIDVQANAFLHHMVRNIAGALMAVGSGKQPVEWIHEILAARDRTVAGVTAPPHGLYLVDVGYPGEFGLPAAECGPGFVRPWYSRAENRPLTPTHIHLKQRVLSQ; from the coding sequence TTGTTTCTTGAAACCCAGCAACTCACCACGGATAACGCCATCGGTGCAGGGCGCGTCGCGCTTGCGTTTGAGTACGATGGCCGCAGTTTCCACGGCTGGCAGCTCCAGAAATCCGGCGTCCGGTCGGTCGAAGCCGAACTTACCAAAGCGGTCGCAAAGGTCGCCGATCACCCCGTGGATCTGGTTTGTGCAGGGCGCACAGACGCCGGTGTTCACGCGAGTTACCAGGTTGCCCATTTCGATACCCCTTCGGTGCGGAACCTCCGATCCTGGGTGATGGGCATCAATACCGCATTGCCTGATGATATTTCCGTGCACTGGGCCGGGAATGGCGAGGGCGATTTCCATGCCCGTTTTTCAGCCACGTACCGCCGCTACCGCTACATCATCTGCAACCACCCGGTGCGGCCCGGTATCCAGCGGGGGCAGGTGAGCTGGACATTCCGCCCTCTCGATGCCGAGCGAATGCATGAGGCAGCACAGGCGCTGACAGGTGAGCACGATTTCTCGTCCTTCCGCGCAGCCGGCTGCCAGTCCCGAACGCCGATCCGTTTCCTGGAAAGGATCTCGGTAACCCGGAAACGTAACTTTGTCGTAATTGATGTGCAGGCCAACGCATTTTTGCATCACATGGTGCGGAATATTGCCGGGGCGTTGATGGCGGTGGGTTCAGGGAAGCAGCCAGTAGAGTGGATTCATGAGATACTGGCTGCCAGAGACCGGACAGTGGCCGGTGTTACCGCGCCTCCCCATGGTCTGTATCTGGTTGATGTGGGTTATCCCGGTGAGTTCGGTTTGCCTGCTGCCGAGTGTGGCCCCGGCTTTGTGAGGCCGTGGTACAGTCGGGCGGAAAACCGCCCCCTGACGCCCACACATATCCATCTCAAGCAACGGGTTCTGAGCCAATGA
- a CDS encoding FimV/HubP family polar landmark protein, whose protein sequence is MKVRKLAVALALAGGLGSGVAQALGLGEIELQSYLNEPLDAEIVLPQSRGVDPGDVFVNIASEQAYERVGLDRNQFLSKLRFQVVTRNDGSLAVNVSSREPLREPYLNFLLEMTWPSGRLMREYAVLVDPPVYAEDSGIQEQVNVPAAASTETARQPAATRSQESLRRQSQAERSLGAGYQADTFGPTGSSDTLWTIASRVRPNDNVSMQQVMLAIQDLNPDAFINNNINRLKRGEVLRVPSIDQIQSRTRAQAIRIVSQQNQEFQSPRRTVDATASQRQQPVVQEPAAGGDELKLVVSGESGRDTSEGGSAGGDGQLPGGVDAGTAVAMEELESARRENTELNSRVEDLQDQVQTLQRLLELKNTQLAEIQQATGADSPEQAAPGESEAAGTAAAEDVTPQEETAVADEKATGEVEPAVSGEQAEPGSETAELAGAEDAPEGAAADAASPSDEQVMAEAGAGTDATSEDMSEDVTGPAPAASQPSQAAEPEPKPAPQAPAAEKGFPANVIDAITNNPMYQIALGGGLIILLLLLLLLARRNANREKAFYEQLNSETEEGTDSFDLNLDEGDQESVASDALEEADTYIAYGRHDQAAQTLETAISREPSRTDLRLKLLGVYADIQDRESFERQFGEIQALDDEEALTTANELRARLEEAESMPSIDDLESQLRSDSFAASYDSEKGAGDDSVPGEDSVPGEDKPASEELLADRFDSEQEEPAENEFGDFDSDLSDFDLNEFEEPEASGSEDQKEESKDDLIEYDLSGIELESGEEKTPEPGESGEWDMSSEFGMDLDESADPETKPDEVEEDLGLELDESDLGEETPAGESGEAADEVSLSEEDSEADIDSLDESFLDELDAELDKVAGEEEDELGGSEMEESSLDDLELDVSDEDLALMEEFSDSADSANHDEEEPASLDEELGLEDTLAEGDVLGDAEEAGPEETVEGAEELEQQGAADGLDDQDLPADVDEASDEDLDLPVASDEVAGEFSRSSVADIDENDLGDDDDFDFLAGTDEAATKLDLARAYIEMGDADGARDILEEVALEGSEDQKAEAQDLLKNLS, encoded by the coding sequence ATGAAGGTACGCAAGCTTGCGGTTGCCCTGGCTCTGGCGGGAGGGCTTGGGTCCGGCGTCGCACAGGCCCTTGGGCTGGGTGAAATTGAACTTCAGTCCTATCTGAATGAGCCACTGGATGCGGAGATTGTTCTGCCCCAGAGCCGTGGCGTTGATCCAGGGGATGTATTCGTCAACATTGCTTCGGAACAGGCATACGAACGGGTGGGGCTGGATCGCAACCAGTTTCTCAGCAAGCTCAGGTTCCAGGTGGTTACCCGTAACGATGGCAGTCTCGCTGTTAACGTTTCCTCGCGCGAGCCCCTGAGGGAACCGTACCTCAATTTCCTGCTGGAAATGACCTGGCCGAGCGGTCGATTGATGCGTGAATACGCCGTTCTCGTTGATCCGCCTGTATACGCAGAGGACTCGGGGATACAGGAGCAGGTTAATGTACCTGCGGCGGCTTCCACGGAAACGGCCCGCCAGCCAGCAGCAACCCGCAGCCAGGAGTCTTTGCGCCGTCAGTCGCAGGCCGAGCGGTCACTGGGCGCGGGATATCAGGCGGATACCTTCGGGCCAACCGGGTCATCCGATACCTTGTGGACTATTGCTTCCCGCGTACGCCCCAATGACAACGTTTCCATGCAGCAGGTCATGCTTGCAATACAGGACCTGAATCCGGATGCATTCATCAACAATAACATCAATCGCCTGAAGCGCGGCGAAGTGCTCCGTGTACCCTCCATTGACCAGATACAGAGCCGGACGCGTGCTCAGGCAATCCGCATCGTCAGCCAGCAGAATCAGGAATTTCAGTCGCCCCGGCGTACCGTTGATGCAACTGCGAGCCAGCGGCAGCAGCCTGTGGTCCAGGAGCCGGCGGCGGGTGGTGATGAGCTGAAGCTGGTTGTCTCCGGGGAATCCGGTCGCGATACGTCCGAAGGCGGCTCGGCCGGCGGGGATGGCCAGCTGCCTGGTGGCGTTGACGCCGGCACTGCTGTTGCGATGGAAGAGCTGGAAAGCGCACGACGTGAAAATACAGAGCTGAACAGTCGGGTAGAAGATCTTCAGGATCAGGTTCAGACACTCCAGCGTCTGCTTGAACTGAAAAATACCCAGCTTGCCGAGATTCAACAGGCAACCGGGGCTGACTCTCCAGAGCAGGCTGCCCCTGGTGAGAGCGAGGCTGCCGGTACTGCGGCGGCTGAGGACGTGACACCTCAGGAAGAAACCGCCGTTGCGGATGAGAAGGCCACCGGAGAGGTTGAGCCCGCCGTGTCCGGTGAGCAGGCCGAACCCGGATCGGAAACCGCTGAACTGGCGGGGGCTGAAGATGCACCGGAAGGCGCGGCCGCCGATGCTGCCTCGCCATCTGATGAACAGGTCATGGCGGAGGCTGGTGCCGGTACCGACGCGACTTCTGAAGACATGAGCGAAGACGTTACCGGGCCAGCCCCTGCGGCCTCTCAGCCTTCGCAGGCTGCAGAGCCCGAACCAAAGCCGGCACCTCAGGCTCCTGCTGCAGAGAAGGGCTTTCCGGCTAATGTTATTGATGCGATCACCAACAACCCGATGTACCAGATTGCCCTTGGGGGTGGCCTGATCATTCTTCTGTTGCTGCTCCTGCTCCTTGCCCGTCGCAATGCGAACCGGGAAAAGGCGTTTTACGAACAGCTGAACAGCGAAACGGAGGAAGGTACAGATTCCTTTGATCTGAATCTGGATGAGGGCGATCAGGAATCAGTCGCCAGTGACGCCCTCGAAGAAGCAGACACGTACATAGCCTATGGTCGTCACGATCAGGCAGCACAAACGCTGGAAACAGCAATCTCCCGCGAACCAAGCCGCACTGATCTGCGTCTGAAGCTGTTGGGTGTATATGCCGATATCCAGGATCGTGAATCCTTTGAAAGGCAGTTTGGTGAAATCCAGGCACTGGATGACGAGGAAGCCCTGACGACAGCGAACGAGTTGCGGGCGAGACTGGAAGAAGCGGAGTCCATGCCTAGCATCGATGACCTTGAATCACAGCTTCGCTCAGACTCCTTCGCGGCCTCTTACGATTCCGAAAAGGGGGCGGGTGACGACTCGGTTCCTGGTGAAGACTCGGTTCCTGGTGAAGACAAACCTGCATCTGAAGAGCTCTTGGCGGATCGGTTCGATTCGGAGCAGGAAGAGCCGGCCGAGAACGAATTTGGTGACTTCGATTCCGATCTTTCAGACTTTGATCTGAATGAGTTTGAAGAACCGGAAGCTTCTGGATCGGAAGACCAGAAAGAAGAAAGCAAGGATGACCTGATCGAATACGACCTCTCGGGCATTGAACTCGAGTCCGGAGAAGAAAAAACTCCTGAGCCTGGGGAGTCCGGTGAGTGGGATATGTCCTCAGAGTTCGGGATGGATCTTGATGAATCCGCCGACCCTGAAACAAAGCCCGATGAGGTCGAAGAAGATCTGGGTCTGGAGCTCGACGAGAGTGATCTGGGGGAAGAGACGCCAGCGGGTGAGTCGGGTGAGGCTGCCGATGAGGTCAGTCTGTCTGAAGAAGACTCTGAAGCTGATATCGATTCTCTGGACGAGTCCTTTCTTGATGAACTTGATGCCGAGCTCGACAAGGTAGCCGGTGAAGAAGAGGACGAGCTGGGCGGTAGCGAGATGGAAGAATCCTCTCTGGATGATCTTGAGCTGGATGTGTCAGATGAAGACCTGGCGCTGATGGAAGAGTTCTCCGATTCCGCGGATTCGGCGAATCACGATGAGGAAGAGCCCGCTTCCCTGGATGAGGAACTGGGCCTTGAAGACACCCTCGCAGAAGGCGATGTTCTGGGCGATGCCGAGGAAGCCGGTCCTGAAGAGACCGTTGAGGGGGCCGAGGAGCTTGAGCAGCAGGGCGCTGCAGATGGCCTTGATGACCAGGACCTCCCGGCTGACGTCGATGAGGCTTCAGATGAAGATCTGGACTTGCCCGTTGCATCCGATGAGGTGGCCGGGGAGTTTTCCCGTTCGTCTGTTGCTGATATTGACGAGAACGATCTTGGGGATGACGACGACTTCGATTTCCTCGCCGGTACCGATGAGGCTGCCACCAAGCTTGATCTTGCGCGGGCCTACATCGAGATGGGTGACGCTGATGGCGCCAGGGACATCCTCGAAGAAGTCGCCCTGGAAGGCAGCGAAGATCAGAAAGCGGAGGCACAAGATCTCCTTAAAAATCTGTCCTGA
- the asd gene encoding aspartate-semialdehyde dehydrogenase — MKRVGLVGWRGMVGSVLMQRMREENDFADIEPVFFTTSQAGKPAPDVGKEGVPALQDAFDVEILKTLDVIVTCQGGDYTGAVYQKLRDAGWEGYWIDAASTLRMVDHSVIVLDPVNRNVIDAALDKGVKDYIGGNCTVSLMMLALGGLLEQDLIEWVSPMTYQAASGSGAQNMRELLNQMGELNNSVKAELDDPSSAILEIDRKVTETMRSDGFPTEHFQVPLAGSLIPFIDKQLDNGMSKEEWKAGVETNKILGRSDNPIPIDGICVRIGAMRSHSQALTIKLKKDLPVSEIESILAKANDWVKVIPNDRDATIEELTPAKVTGTLSVPIGRIRKLAMGPEYISAFTVGDQLLWGAAEPLRRMLRILQER; from the coding sequence ATGAAGCGAGTTGGACTTGTAGGTTGGCGTGGCATGGTGGGCTCGGTCCTCATGCAGCGCATGCGTGAAGAAAACGATTTCGCCGATATCGAACCGGTCTTTTTCACCACGTCCCAGGCTGGCAAGCCAGCACCGGATGTAGGCAAGGAGGGCGTTCCTGCACTCCAGGACGCGTTCGACGTTGAGATTCTGAAAACCCTGGATGTGATCGTGACCTGTCAGGGTGGCGATTACACCGGTGCGGTTTACCAGAAGCTCCGCGACGCGGGCTGGGAAGGCTACTGGATTGATGCTGCATCCACGCTCCGGATGGTTGACCACTCGGTTATTGTTCTGGATCCGGTCAACCGCAATGTTATTGATGCTGCGCTGGACAAGGGCGTCAAGGATTACATTGGCGGTAACTGCACCGTAAGCCTGATGATGCTGGCCCTGGGCGGCCTGCTTGAGCAGGACCTGATCGAGTGGGTATCGCCCATGACCTATCAGGCGGCTTCTGGCTCCGGCGCGCAGAACATGCGTGAATTGCTGAACCAGATGGGTGAGCTCAACAACAGTGTGAAAGCCGAGCTGGACGATCCGTCTTCCGCAATCCTCGAGATTGACCGGAAGGTGACCGAAACCATGCGGTCCGATGGGTTCCCCACCGAGCACTTCCAGGTACCGCTGGCCGGTAGCCTGATTCCGTTTATCGACAAGCAGCTCGATAACGGTATGAGCAAGGAAGAGTGGAAAGCCGGTGTAGAGACCAACAAGATTCTGGGTCGTTCGGACAACCCGATTCCAATTGATGGTATCTGCGTGCGGATTGGCGCCATGCGCTCCCACAGTCAGGCACTGACCATCAAGCTGAAGAAGGACCTGCCGGTTTCAGAAATTGAGTCGATCCTGGCGAAGGCCAATGACTGGGTAAAGGTTATCCCCAATGATCGTGATGCGACTATTGAGGAACTGACTCCGGCGAAGGTTACCGGTACCCTGAGTGTGCCGATTGGCCGCATCCGCAAGCTGGCCATGGGGCCGGAGTATATTTCCGCGTTCACCGTGGGTGATCAGTTGCTCTGGGGTGCTGCCGAACCGCTGCGTCGTATGCTCCGGATCCTTCAGGAGCGTTAA
- the leuB gene encoding 3-isopropylmalate dehydrogenase — protein sequence MSRTVLMLPGDGIGPEIVAEAEKVLHKINEQFSLGLSFESGLVGGAAIDATDSPLPDETLEKATKADAILLGAVGGPQWDSLPMARRPEKGLLGLRSNLELFANLRPAILYPQLASASSLKPEVVSGLDILIVRELTGGIYFGQPRGVRELESGERQGYNTYAYTESEIRRIGRVAFEAAQQRGRKLCSVDKANVLEVTVLWREIMNDLRREYPDVELSHMYVDNAAMQLVRAPKQFDVIVTGNMFGDILSDEAAMLTGSIGMLPSASLNSEKQGMYEPCHGSAPDIAGKGIANPLATILSAAMMLRYSLNEEKAAEAIEAAVSKVLDQGLRTADIMSEGATRVSTREMGEAVLTAL from the coding sequence ATGTCCAGAACAGTCTTAATGCTCCCCGGCGATGGCATTGGCCCGGAAATTGTTGCCGAAGCGGAAAAGGTACTCCACAAGATCAACGAACAGTTCAGTCTTGGCCTGAGCTTCGAGTCCGGCCTGGTCGGCGGCGCGGCAATCGATGCAACGGATAGCCCGCTTCCGGATGAAACCCTGGAAAAAGCCACTAAAGCCGATGCCATCCTGCTGGGTGCCGTTGGCGGCCCGCAATGGGACAGTCTCCCGATGGCCAGGCGCCCCGAGAAGGGATTGCTGGGGTTGCGATCCAATCTTGAGCTGTTTGCCAACCTGCGCCCGGCCATCCTGTATCCGCAGCTGGCCTCCGCGTCGTCGCTGAAGCCTGAAGTGGTATCCGGCCTGGACATCCTGATTGTCCGGGAACTGACCGGCGGCATCTATTTTGGCCAGCCGCGCGGCGTTCGCGAACTGGAAAGCGGAGAGCGTCAGGGCTACAACACCTACGCCTATACAGAATCGGAAATTCGTCGTATAGGTCGGGTCGCGTTTGAAGCGGCTCAGCAGCGGGGCAGGAAGCTGTGTTCCGTTGACAAGGCGAATGTGCTGGAAGTGACTGTTCTGTGGCGGGAAATCATGAACGATCTGCGCCGGGAATACCCGGATGTGGAGCTGTCCCACATGTACGTGGATAACGCCGCCATGCAGTTGGTGCGGGCACCCAAGCAGTTCGATGTGATTGTGACTGGCAACATGTTTGGTGATATTCTTTCGGACGAAGCGGCTATGCTCACCGGCTCCATTGGCATGTTGCCGTCGGCGTCGCTGAACTCCGAAAAGCAGGGTATGTATGAGCCCTGTCACGGTTCGGCGCCGGATATTGCCGGCAAGGGTATTGCCAATCCGCTGGCCACTATCCTCAGTGCTGCAATGATGTTGCGGTACAGTCTCAACGAGGAAAAAGCCGCTGAAGCGATTGAAGCTGCGGTCAGCAAGGTTCTGGATCAGGGGCTGCGAACGGCAGATATCATGTCTGAAGGCGCAACCAGGGTCTCCACCCGGGAGATGGGCGAGGCAGTGCTCACTGCGTTATAA
- the leuD gene encoding 3-isopropylmalate dehydratase small subunit, which produces MRAFTQHQGVVAPMDRSNVDTDMIIPKQFLKSIKRTGFGPNLFDELRYLDEGKPDQDCAKRPINPDFVLNQDRYKNASVLLARRNFGCGSSREHAPWALEDFGFRVIIAPSFADIFYNNCFKNGLLPIVLPEEVVGQLFQEVEQSEGYQLSVDLEARTVTTPSGETFSFEVDDFRRHCLLNGLDDIGVTLEDADAIKSYEDSRRKTAPWLFGAGS; this is translated from the coding sequence ATGCGCGCATTTACGCAACATCAGGGCGTTGTCGCCCCCATGGACCGTTCCAATGTGGATACGGACATGATTATTCCAAAGCAGTTTCTGAAGTCCATCAAGCGCACCGGCTTCGGGCCGAATCTGTTTGATGAACTGCGGTACCTGGATGAAGGCAAGCCGGATCAGGATTGCGCCAAACGCCCGATCAATCCCGATTTTGTTCTGAATCAGGACAGATACAAGAATGCCAGTGTGCTCTTGGCACGCCGCAATTTTGGCTGCGGTTCCAGCCGCGAACACGCGCCCTGGGCGCTGGAAGATTTCGGTTTCCGGGTGATTATTGCCCCGAGTTTTGCCGATATCTTTTATAACAACTGCTTTAAAAATGGGTTGTTACCTATTGTTCTTCCGGAAGAAGTGGTAGGCCAGCTGTTCCAGGAAGTGGAGCAGAGCGAAGGCTATCAGCTGTCTGTGGATCTTGAGGCCAGGACGGTGACCACGCCTTCTGGTGAGACATTCAGTTTCGAGGTGGATGACTTCCGCCGTCATTGCCTGCTTAACGGCCTGGACGATATCGGTGTCACGCTGGAAGATGCGGATGCCATCAAATCGTATGAAGACAGCCGTCGTAAAACCGCGCCCTGGCTGTTTGGCGCCGGTAGCTAA
- the leuC gene encoding 3-isopropylmalate dehydratase large subunit: MAGKTLYDKLWDDHLVKQRDDGSALIYIDRQLLHEVTSPQAFEGLRLAGRKPWRIDANIATPDHNVPTTDRARGVEGIVDPVSRIQVETLDKNCDEFGILEFKIKDQRQGIVHVIGPEQGATLPGMSVVCGDSHTSTHGAFGCLAHGIGTSEVEHVLATQCLVQQKMKNMLVKVNGKLGPGVTGKDVVLAIISKIGTAGGTGHAIEFGGEAIRGLSMEGRMTICNMSIEAGARVGMVAVDDTTIDYVRGRPFAPKGEQWDAAVDYWRTLHSEDDAVFDKVVELEGSEIQPQVSWGTSPEMVVGVEGSVPDPEKEEDPIKREGIVRALKYMGLKPNMPITDIQLDRVFIGSCTNSRIEDLREAAAVVKGRKVSPTLKQAMVVPGSGLVKVQAEQEGLDRIFIEAGLEWRDPGCSMCLAMNADKLGQGEHCASTSNRNFEGRQGFGGRTHLVSPAMAAAAAVTGHFVDVRELMN, from the coding sequence ATGGCGGGCAAGACCTTATACGACAAATTGTGGGACGATCATCTCGTCAAGCAGCGGGACGACGGCTCCGCGCTGATTTATATCGATCGTCAGTTACTGCACGAAGTTACCTCGCCTCAAGCCTTTGAAGGGCTGCGTCTGGCCGGGCGGAAGCCGTGGCGGATTGATGCCAATATTGCGACTCCGGACCACAACGTGCCCACCACCGACCGTGCCCGGGGCGTGGAAGGCATTGTGGATCCCGTATCCCGGATACAGGTGGAAACCCTCGACAAGAACTGCGATGAGTTCGGAATCCTTGAGTTCAAGATCAAGGATCAGCGCCAGGGTATCGTTCATGTTATCGGGCCAGAGCAGGGTGCGACCTTGCCGGGTATGAGCGTTGTCTGTGGCGACTCCCACACCTCTACCCACGGCGCCTTTGGCTGTCTGGCCCATGGTATCGGCACCAGTGAAGTTGAGCATGTGCTGGCTACCCAGTGCCTGGTTCAGCAGAAAATGAAGAACATGCTGGTGAAGGTGAATGGCAAGCTGGGTCCGGGCGTGACCGGCAAGGATGTGGTTCTGGCCATCATCAGCAAGATCGGTACCGCTGGTGGTACCGGCCATGCCATTGAGTTTGGCGGCGAGGCTATCCGTGGTTTGAGCATGGAAGGCCGTATGACCATCTGCAACATGTCGATTGAGGCGGGTGCCCGGGTTGGCATGGTGGCTGTTGACGACACCACCATTGACTACGTGCGTGGCCGTCCGTTTGCGCCGAAGGGCGAGCAATGGGACGCGGCGGTTGACTACTGGCGCACCCTGCACAGCGAAGATGACGCGGTGTTCGACAAGGTCGTTGAGCTGGAAGGCTCGGAAATCCAGCCCCAGGTGAGCTGGGGTACCTCTCCGGAAATGGTTGTGGGCGTTGAAGGCAGCGTGCCGGATCCCGAGAAAGAAGAAGACCCGATCAAGCGCGAAGGCATCGTGCGCGCCCTTAAATACATGGGTTTGAAACCGAATATGCCGATCACGGATATCCAGCTTGACCGGGTGTTTATCGGCTCCTGCACCAACAGCCGGATCGAGGATCTGCGCGAGGCCGCGGCCGTGGTGAAAGGGCGGAAAGTGTCGCCGACGCTGAAGCAGGCCATGGTGGTACCGGGTTCCGGGCTGGTGAAAGTTCAGGCGGAGCAGGAAGGTCTGGACAGGATTTTCATTGAAGCCGGGCTGGAATGGCGTGATCCGGGCTGCTCCATGTGTCTGGCCATGAACGCTGACAAGCTGGGCCAGGGCGAGCACTGTGCCTCCACCTCAAACCGGAACTTCGAAGGTCGTCAGGGCTTTGGCGGACGAACTCACCTGGTGAGCCCGGCCATGGCGGCAGCCGCTGCGGTGACTGGCCATTTTGTTGATGTCCGTGAGTTGATGAACTGA